The following are encoded in a window of Coleofasciculus sp. FACHB-T130 genomic DNA:
- a CDS encoding chlorophyll a/b-binding protein, with amino-acid sequence MQETQKVTTPVMDDRNAWRYGFTPQAEIWNGRLAMIGFLAAALIEIFSGQGFLHFWGLI; translated from the coding sequence ATGCAAGAGACACAGAAAGTAACCACTCCCGTCATGGACGATCGTAACGCTTGGAGATACGGCTTCACTCCTCAAGCAGAAATTTGGAACGGGCGTCTAGCGATGATTGGCTTTTTAGCCGCTGCGCTGATTGAAATCTTCTCAGGTCAAGGCTTCCTGCACTTCTGGGGTCTGATCTAG
- the ruvA gene encoding Holliday junction branch migration protein RuvA — MIGYLKGTVAGIQKSTANRVILILEVNQIGYELHIPPRLEAELPAAGEMVQVFTHQQVREDQVLLYGFGSAAERDLFRALVSVSGIGARGAIALLDTLGLSDLVQAIVTGNTRTLAKTPGIGSKTAERLALELKTKLAEWRHSAGVTSTATGPSAAILEDVEMTLLALGYSNSEVAQAIAVVRQDTLLAKSTNAEDWIRGAIAWLSH; from the coding sequence ATGATCGGCTATCTCAAAGGGACGGTAGCTGGCATCCAGAAAAGCACCGCCAATCGCGTCATCCTGATTCTGGAAGTTAATCAGATTGGGTACGAACTGCATATCCCGCCGCGCCTGGAGGCTGAGCTACCGGCGGCGGGAGAAATGGTGCAAGTTTTTACACACCAACAAGTTCGGGAAGATCAAGTCCTCCTGTATGGCTTTGGCTCCGCCGCTGAGCGGGATTTATTTCGCGCCCTCGTCAGCGTCAGCGGGATTGGTGCCAGAGGCGCGATCGCCCTCTTAGACACCTTAGGGCTATCAGATTTAGTTCAAGCAATCGTTACAGGCAACACTCGCACCTTAGCGAAAACTCCTGGCATTGGTAGCAAAACCGCCGAACGTCTGGCGCTGGAACTGAAAACTAAACTTGCAGAATGGCGACACTCGGCAGGGGTCACTAGCACCGCGACTGGTCCTTCTGCCGCGATTTTAGAAGATGTGGAGATGACACTACTGGCTTTGGGATATAGCAATAGTGAAGTTGCCCAGGCGATCGCTGTCGTCAGACAAGATACTCTGCTAGCAAAAAGCACGAATGCAGAAGATTGGATTAGAGGTGCGATCGCTTGGTTGAGTCATTGA
- a CDS encoding sucrose-phosphate phosphatase: protein MKPFLFLTDLDNTLVGDDEALEELKRRLSQHRQQYGTKIVYVTGRSPVLYQELKTEQELLEPDVLVLSVGTEIYRDGSDTPDPAWVEQLSHNWDRDLIVATTAHFSDLVPQPPSEQRPFKVSYFLAEEAAVEVLPQLEDLLEERKLDVKLVYSSGKDLDILPRGGNKGTATTFLRQQFQMPPEQTVVCGDSGNDVAFFQSGEERGIIVGNAQPELLKWHYANPSINRYLAKADCAGGILEGLKHFGFLE, encoded by the coding sequence GTGAAGCCATTTCTCTTCTTGACCGATTTAGACAATACCTTAGTAGGCGATGACGAGGCTCTAGAAGAACTCAAGCGCCGCCTGAGCCAGCATCGGCAACAATACGGGACAAAGATTGTTTATGTAACAGGTCGTTCCCCCGTCCTCTACCAAGAACTGAAGACCGAACAGGAGCTATTAGAACCCGATGTCCTCGTTCTCTCTGTTGGGACGGAAATTTACCGAGATGGCAGCGATACACCAGATCCAGCTTGGGTAGAGCAACTTTCTCACAACTGGGATCGCGATTTGATCGTCGCCACAACCGCTCATTTTTCTGACCTCGTTCCCCAACCGCCATCCGAACAACGCCCCTTTAAAGTTAGCTACTTCCTCGCCGAGGAAGCCGCCGTTGAAGTTCTCCCTCAGCTAGAAGATTTGTTGGAAGAACGCAAGCTAGATGTCAAGTTGGTCTATAGCAGTGGCAAAGACTTGGACATCCTACCTCGCGGTGGCAATAAAGGAACTGCAACCACGTTTCTGCGACAGCAATTTCAGATGCCTCCCGAACAAACCGTTGTTTGTGGTGATTCTGGCAACGATGTAGCTTTCTTTCAGTCCGGTGAGGAACGAGGAATCATTGTCGGGAATGCCCAGCCAGAACTCCTAAAGTGGCATTACGCCAATCCTTCGATTAATCGCTATTTAGCAAAAGCGGATTGCGCTGGAGGTATTCTAGAAGGTCTGAAGCATTTCGGCTTTTTAGAATGA